GGCACCATACGGGTATACCTTAAAGCAATATTTTGAGAGGTATATCCAAAATGATCTTTCTTCTTTTCATCGGAAAGATAATGTGAATTATCAAGCTGATAGTCATAGATACTGCGTACTCTCCGGTTGTCATAATCTCTTAAATTCATGGAATATTCCAAACCGAAATTATTTTTACCTTTTGTAAAATTGGCATATGCTGATCCATTTACGAATCCTGTATTCAATGCGGTCATTACATCGGTTCCAAAAACATATCCTGTCTCTGTAGACCGGGTAATCACATTAATAACCGTATCCGCTCTTGTTGCCCACCTTGCGGGTGGAATATCATAGTATTCAACTTTTACTACTTCACTGGGTGCTATACTCCGGATCTGCATATCCGTAGCTTCAATTCCATTAATAAGAAATAAAGAAGTTCCTCCTTTCGTACTTTTCAAAGTATTCGAAACAGGATCCAACTGTAATTCCGGTAATGTCTTTAATAGGTCCTTTGCGTAACGGGCCTTTTCTAACGCTGCTTTATCAAAAGTATATACTGCTTTGTCTGCAAACTGTTTTTTACGTTGGGACTTTATAATCACCTCCTGGATTTCTGCCGTCTTTGTTTGATCAATAGTATCGCTTTTGATGTTTTCCTGCGAAAACACAAAAACTCCACAAAGAAAAAGGGCGGCACATACTGTTTTTTTCATGTCAGAAATTGAATAATATAAAATAGGACAAGCAGAATCTGATATGTATTACATGGTATACGGATTCAAGTCATCAATAAATTCCTAACTAACTTTATATAAATAGTTTATTTTTCATTTAATTATTCATTTCTATACACTATTGCCCATTTTTTGCTGCTATTATTATAAACTCCATTATTAAATTTAGAATCATGAAAAAATATCTCCTGTTTATCCTCCCTTTTCTTTTTTCGAAAGTCTGTTCACAGGAGGTCACTCCTGTTTCTGCAGAAAAAATGAATATCATTAAAACCAATGTCACAGCATATGCATTCAGGAACATTAATTTGTCATATGAAAGAGCCTTCAATCAGTGGTTCTCTGTGAATGTAGGATTTGGAACAATGCCTGAAGGAAAGGTTCCGTTCATTAATGCATTTTTAAAAGATAAAGATGAAGAGCGGTTTCAGAATTTAAGGATTAAAGCAACTAATTTTACTGTCGAACCTCGTTTCTATTTAGGAGCAGGATACGGAAAAGGCTTTTACGTAGCCCCGTATTACAGATATTCAAAAGTAAGTTCTAATACTTTTGATTTCTATTATGATTTTAAACCCACCAATGGAGTTACTTATCAGATTCCATTGAAAGGATCAGGAGATACCAATGGTAATAGTGGTGGATTAATGGTCGGGGTACAATTCTTTCTTACCAAAAGCCAAAATCTTGTTTTAGATCTCTGGATTGCCGGTGCACATTATGGTAGTGGAAAAGGTGACTTTACGCTGACAAGTGATTATCCGCTGACCCCTGAAATGCAACAACAGCTAAAAAAAGAGATCGAAAATCTGGACATCCCGTTTGTAAAATATACCGTAGAAACCAATCCCAATGGAGCCCGGATAAAAGTAGATGGTCCCTGGGCAGGCTTCAGAAGCGGATTATCATTAGGATATCGTTTTTAAAACCTGGATACATAAAAAATTATTGATCAGGTAGTGTTCTGGAAATTAGAACACTTTTTTTATATCTTTAAGCCCTAATAATGTATTTCGGATTATAATTTTATGAAAATCCTTATCATCGAAGACCATAAAGATCTTGCTTCCAACATCACAGATTATCTTAAAAAAGAAGACTATGTTTGTGAAGTGGCGACTAATGCAAAAGAAGCTTTAGAAAAAATTGAGCTTTTCGAATATGATTGCATCCTACTTGATCTGATGCTTCCGGATGGAAATGGATTGGAAATACTGAAACATATTAAAAATGATGCTCCGGAATCCAGCATCATCATTGTATCCGCCAAAGACTCCCTGGATACCAAACTGACAGGTTTGGACGAAGGAGCCGATGATTATATGACCAAACCTTTCTCATTACCGGAACTGCATTCCAGAATAAAAGCCGTGCTCAGGAGAAAAACACCGGAAACCAACCGCATCTTAAGTTTCAATGAATTTACTATCGATCTGGAATCAAAAGAGTGTAAAGTGAATGAGCGACTACTGAATCTCACCAAAAAAGAACTCAACCTACTGATCTATTTTATTAATAATCAAAACAGAATGCTTTCCAAACAGGCTATAGCAAGTCACCTGTGGGGAGATTATACTTATAGTGTGGATAATATAGATTTTGTATACCAGCATTTGAAAAATCTGCGAAAAAAGATTATTGACGGAGGAGGCAAAGATTATCTGCAGACTGTTTATGGGTTGGGTTATAAATGGATTGATAAATGAATTTAAGCTTTCGTTTTGCCAGAGCATTTACTATCCTGGTTTTCTTTGTCCTTACCACAGGTTTTACGATTTTGTATTTTGCCTTTGAAAGGGCAACGATGCGTTCAGCGATCCTCAAACTTGAAGATCTTAATGCTTATGTGGCCAATAAGTTGGCACAAGATTCCACATACGATTATCTTACCATACACCACAGACAAACCCAGGTTAAGCTTCTACCGTCCGATTACAAGAATACCAAAGAAAAAATTATTGAAGAAAAGTACATCTGGAATAAAAGTGTACAGTCTTACATCAATAAAATTACCGTTATAACCTACCCTGTCATTCATAAAAAAAGATATGCCATAACCAGCGTAAGATACATCACCATCATTGAAAACCATTTTCTGATAAGCATTATTATGGTGGTTGCCTGGATCATGGTGTTTCTTATTATTCTTACGATCATTGTTGGGGTCCTGGTTTCAAAGAAGATTCTTGAACCTTTCTATCATGCCATAGAAGAGATCAAAAAATTCAGTCTTAAGAATAACAGGCCTATGAGCCTTATGAAAACAGAGACCGAAGAATTTAAATCCTTAAACAGGTTTTTGCTAAAAATGTCCGAGAGTTCAAAAAAGGACTATCATTTATTAGAAGAACTTTCGGAAAACACTTCCCACGAGCTCCAAACTCCACTGGCTTCCATTAAAGGAAAGATCGAGTTACTGATGGATAGCGATCTCTCAGAAAAGCAACTGCTTACTCTTTCATCAATGAACGATGAACTGGACAGGCTCTCTTCTATTAATCAATCCCTTATTCTATTAGCTAAGCTGGAGCATTTTGAAAAAAGCGAATCGAATCATATCAACTTTTCAGAACTGCTTAGTGAACGACTTCAGTATTTCGAGGATATCTTTGAAATTCAGAACCTATCATTAACCAGGAATATCCGGGAAGAGGTTTACCTTAATTTTGATGAGAACCTGGCTATTATTGTGATCAATAACCTCATCAATAACGCAAAAAGGCATAATATCGAAAATGGAAAGATCACGGTAACCCTTACAGAAGATTATTTTGAGATCTCCAATACAGGAAATCCTCCAACTATTCCTACAGAAGAATTGTTCAAAAGATTCAAGCGCGGAAACCCTGATCAAAACTCAATTGGGATCGGTTTGGCACTCGTGAAGAAGATTTTGGAGATTTATGATACTGAAATTACTTATCATTTTGAAAACAATTTTCATACTTTAAAGATCAATTTCATAAAATAAAAGATTGGAATTCAAAAACATAACAACAAATATTCAATTCTGATCAAAACTTCAGAAAAACTTCAGAATTTATGTATTGTTTAGGTGCAAATAATAGCATCAATGAAAAAACTTTTCATCATTTTCGGCCTGGCTGCCATACAATTACTATACAGCCAGGATACTGCAAAGGTCAGTACAAATCCTGAAGAAGTTATATCAGAAAAAAATCCTTTAGATATCGGAGAGCTTAAAATCAACCTGAATCCCAAAGGAGACAAATGGCTGAAATTTGGTATTTCCAGTCAGATCTGGTTGCGAAGTATTGATAATAATCCGGGAACTCTCGTGAATGGCGTTCCCCAGCAGCAAACATATGATGCAGGAATCCGAAGAATGAGGCTAACTATTCAGAGTCAGCTTACACCATTTTATTCAGTTTTTCTACAAATGGGAATTAATAACCAGTCTTTTATTTCCGGAGGAGGATCGGGAACAGGAAATAATGGAGCCGGAAAGAAAGCCCCTTTTTTCTTTCATGATGCTTATAATGAGCTGGCTATTATACCACGAAATGATTTTCAGACCGGAAAACCCAATAAAAACAATTTGTATCTGGGTGCCGGGCTTCACTCCTGGAATGGCGTAAGCAGATTGACTAATGCAAGTACGACAAAAATGCTTGCCGGTGACATCCCTGTTTTCAATTTTCCGGCCATCGAAATTGCAGATCAGTTTTCAAGACAGTTCGGTATTTTTGTACATGGAGAATTTGATCGGTTAAATTACAGATTCAGTATCAACAAGCCTTTTGCTACTAATCTGAAGCCCATTGTAGGAGGACCTGCTGTGGATAATAACCAAAGCGGAAAGCTATCTTACTCAGGTTATGCATTCTATCAGTTTTTCAATAAAGAAACAACGGTAACTTCTTTTCTACCGGGTAATAATCTGGCTGCCAGAAAAGTTTTGAATATCGGAACGGGTTTTTACAGTACTAAAGATGCAACACAATCTCAACCCTCAGAAAATGTTTTCGAGTCTCATGCTGCCAATGTCTTCGGAGCAGATATCTACTCAGAGCTGCCTTTGGGAAATAAAAGTAAGGAAATGGGACTGACCTTGTATTCTGTATTCTATAATTATAATTACGGACCCAACTATTTAAGAGTAAGCGGACTCCTGAACCCAGGAACTCCTGATCCACAATTCACAGGGCAAAAGGCACTGGAAGGTGCCGGAAATAAAAGGGTTTTGATGGGTACGGGAAATATCTGGTTTTCACAGGTAGGATTCGTTCTTCCTAAATTCAGTAAAATACTGAAAGTTCAGCCCTTCTTCAATTATGCTTTAAAGGACATGAAAGCATTAAATCAGAACGGCAGTTATTATGATGTGGGAGCAAATTTTTACTTATACGGCCAAAATGCCAGAATTGTTGCACAATACAGCAGCAGACCACTCTATGATCTCGTTTCCAAAACAATTTTTGACAGAAAAGGAGAATTTTTACTATCACTTCAAATTATACTTTAAAAATTTAATATATTACCCCTATGAATACTACTCAAATTACAACAGCCCAAAGGATTAAAGCCATTGTGGGTGGTTCTATCGGAAATCTAGTGGAATGGTACGATTGGTATGCCTATGCTGCCTTTGCCATCTATTTTTCCAATTCATTTTTTCCTGATTCGGATCTTAATGCACAACTGATGAATACTGCCGGAATATTTGCAGTTGGTTTCCTGATGAGACCTATCGGCGGATGGTTATTCGGAAGTATTGCAGATAAAATAGGGAGAAAAAGAGCGATGACCCTTTCAGTTTTACTAATGTCATTCGGATCTTTACTTATTGCCCTTACGCCTACTTATGAAACTATAGGAATTCTGGCTCCGATTCTTCTTTTAATTGCAAGGCTACTACAGGGATTGAGTGTAGGTGGAGAATATGGTGTTTCAGCCACCTATCTCAGTGAAATGGCGACAGAAGACAGAAGAGGGTTTTATTCA
The sequence above is drawn from the Chryseobacterium daecheongense genome and encodes:
- a CDS encoding DUF3575 domain-containing protein → MKKYLLFILPFLFSKVCSQEVTPVSAEKMNIIKTNVTAYAFRNINLSYERAFNQWFSVNVGFGTMPEGKVPFINAFLKDKDEERFQNLRIKATNFTVEPRFYLGAGYGKGFYVAPYYRYSKVSSNTFDFYYDFKPTNGVTYQIPLKGSGDTNGNSGGLMVGVQFFLTKSQNLVLDLWIAGAHYGSGKGDFTLTSDYPLTPEMQQQLKKEIENLDIPFVKYTVETNPNGARIKVDGPWAGFRSGLSLGYRF
- a CDS encoding response regulator transcription factor, producing the protein MKILIIEDHKDLASNITDYLKKEDYVCEVATNAKEALEKIELFEYDCILLDLMLPDGNGLEILKHIKNDAPESSIIIVSAKDSLDTKLTGLDEGADDYMTKPFSLPELHSRIKAVLRRKTPETNRILSFNEFTIDLESKECKVNERLLNLTKKELNLLIYFINNQNRMLSKQAIASHLWGDYTYSVDNIDFVYQHLKNLRKKIIDGGGKDYLQTVYGLGYKWIDK
- a CDS encoding HAMP domain-containing sensor histidine kinase, whose translation is MNLSFRFARAFTILVFFVLTTGFTILYFAFERATMRSAILKLEDLNAYVANKLAQDSTYDYLTIHHRQTQVKLLPSDYKNTKEKIIEEKYIWNKSVQSYINKITVITYPVIHKKRYAITSVRYITIIENHFLISIIMVVAWIMVFLIILTIIVGVLVSKKILEPFYHAIEEIKKFSLKNNRPMSLMKTETEEFKSLNRFLLKMSESSKKDYHLLEELSENTSHELQTPLASIKGKIELLMDSDLSEKQLLTLSSMNDELDRLSSINQSLILLAKLEHFEKSESNHINFSELLSERLQYFEDIFEIQNLSLTRNIREEVYLNFDENLAIIVINNLINNAKRHNIENGKITVTLTEDYFEISNTGNPPTIPTEELFKRFKRGNPDQNSIGIGLALVKKILEIYDTEITYHFENNFHTLKINFIK
- a CDS encoding porin, whose translation is MKKLFIIFGLAAIQLLYSQDTAKVSTNPEEVISEKNPLDIGELKINLNPKGDKWLKFGISSQIWLRSIDNNPGTLVNGVPQQQTYDAGIRRMRLTIQSQLTPFYSVFLQMGINNQSFISGGGSGTGNNGAGKKAPFFFHDAYNELAIIPRNDFQTGKPNKNNLYLGAGLHSWNGVSRLTNASTTKMLAGDIPVFNFPAIEIADQFSRQFGIFVHGEFDRLNYRFSINKPFATNLKPIVGGPAVDNNQSGKLSYSGYAFYQFFNKETTVTSFLPGNNLAARKVLNIGTGFYSTKDATQSQPSENVFESHAANVFGADIYSELPLGNKSKEMGLTLYSVFYNYNYGPNYLRVSGLLNPGTPDPQFTGQKALEGAGNKRVLMGTGNIWFSQVGFVLPKFSKILKVQPFFNYALKDMKALNQNGSYYDVGANFYLYGQNARIVAQYSSRPLYDLVSKTIFDRKGEFLLSLQIIL